The genomic region CGCGATACGGCCGCGATCGCCAAGATTGAAGCGACGCGCGGGCACCGAGGTCGCGGCGGCAAGCGCTTCGCTCGGCGTGAGGCCGGCGCGCACCAGCAATTCGAGTTCGCCGTGCATGCTCGCGCCATGGGCGGTGCCGGGATTGCCGGCGTCGGTACCCGCCAGGATGTCGACACCGGCCGCATGCAGTGCGCGCACATTGGCGATGGCATTGGCGAGTATCCCGGGCTTCGGCGCAGCGGCGCCGAACGTCGCTTTCAGGCTGTCGGCCTGCGCAGCGGCGAGCCACGGCTTCAACCGCGCGTCTTCGCCGAGCGCGCGGCCTTCGCCGGTCTGCGCCATCGTCGCCAGCACCGAGAGCGTCGGTATGACGAAAGCCTTGCTCTTCTTCGCGGAATCAAGGAACGCCGCGTCGCCCGGCTCACCGAAGATATGCACGAGGCCATCGGCGCCGCCGGCGATCGCCGACCTGCCTTCGCTCAGGCGCGAGACGTGGACGACCGCGAGTTTGCGCGCCTTGTGCGCGGCGGCGATGGCGGACTTCACCTGCGCTTCGGCGATCGTCGGGATGCGCATCGTCGCGCTGTACGCGCTCATGTCTTCGATGATGAGCTTGATGTAATCCGAACCTTCGCCGACGCGCGCGGCGACGAACGCCGCAGCATCGCCATCGGCGGCGAGCGTCGGCACTTTCATGCCGTACTGGGTGCCGTGGCCGCCGGGTGCGGTGACGGCGGCACCTGCACTCCACAGATCGGCTTCGTCGCTGCGCGCCAGCGATTCGCGTTTTGTTTTCAGTGCGGGCAGGCGGCCGGGGTCGCCCATCATGTCCAATTCGGCGGTCACGCCGAAACGCAGCGCATCGCGCGGCGCATCGCCCCAGCTGTGGGTATGCGCGTCGATCAGCCCGGGCAACAGCGTCTTGCCGCTGCCATCGATGGTGGGAAAGTCCTTCGGCGCATCGAATTTGGCACCGACGGCGGCGATGCGTCCGTCGATCACCAGCACGCTGGTATTCGGCAGCACGCGCGTGCCGTCGAAGACGCGGACATTGCGGATGACGAAGTCGTTGTCGGCATCGTTGTCGCGGGCGGGCGTAGCGGCTTGCGATGCGCTGGAGAGCGACGCGGCGATCGCGATGGCGACCGCAACGCCGGTGCCGGAACGGCGAGTGCAGGGTTTCATGGCAGGACTCCTCATGGGACTGGGGATGGAACGGTTCTGGAAGGACAAGACGCTCCGGACCGCCGATGCGACATCGGCAGGACATCGTTGAAACGCAGCGCGTCGGCGTCAGGCGGGCGGTGGTGGGCGGGGCGTGTTCACAGCCAGCCCTTCTGCCGGGCAAGCCGATAGGCTTCGATGCGGTTGCCGACGCCGAGCTTGCCGATGGCTTCGGAGAGGTAATTGCGTACGGTGCCGTGGGAAAGATTCAACTGGATGGCGATTTCCCCGGCGGACAGGCCTTCGCCGGCAAGACGCAGCGCCTGGCGTTCGCGATCGTTGAGCGGATCGGCTTCGGACCAGGCTTCGAGAGCGAGCTGCGGGTCGATCGCTTTGCCGCCGCGATGCACCTTGCGCAGCGCTTCGGCGAGATCTTCGGCCGGCGCATCCTTCAGCAGATAGCCCGAGACGCCGGCATCCAGCGCGCGACGCAGGAAACCGGCGCGCGCGAAGGTGGTCACGATCACCACCTTCGTCGGCAGCGCATGACGCTGGATGCGCTGCGCCAGTTCCAGCCCGGTGATGCCGGGCATTTCGATATCGGTGACCAGCAGGTCGGGCTTGAGCCGCTGCAGTTCGCGCCACGCGGCCTCACCGTCGGCGGCGGCACCGAGCACTTCGATGTCGTTCTCCAGCGACAGCAGTGCGGTGAGCGCGCCGCGCACCATCGCCTGGTCTTCCGCCAGCAGCACGCGGATCATGCCTGCGCCGCCACATTGGACGCCGCCGCGACGGGGGCATCATCGTGCTCGAGATGCGCAGCGAGCGGCACATGCGCTTCGATGCGCGTGCCCTCGCCCTTGCGCGAGTCGATGCGCAGCCGTCCGCCGAGCGCTTCGATCCGCTGGCGCATGCCGTCGAGACCGTTGCCCGGCGCGACCGCGCCGCCGCGACCATCGTCGACGATCCGCAGCACCGCTTCGCCATCGACCATGTTGATCGCGATG from Lysobacter sp. harbors:
- a CDS encoding amidohydrolase family protein, translated to MKPCTRRSGTGVAVAIAIAASLSSASQAATPARDNDADNDFVIRNVRVFDGTRVLPNTSVLVIDGRIAAVGAKFDAPKDFPTIDGSGKTLLPGLIDAHTHSWGDAPRDALRFGVTAELDMMGDPGRLPALKTKRESLARSDEADLWSAGAAVTAPGGHGTQYGMKVPTLAADGDAAAFVAARVGEGSDYIKLIIEDMSAYSATMRIPTIAEAQVKSAIAAAHKARKLAVVHVSRLSEGRSAIAGGADGLVHIFGEPGDAAFLDSAKKSKAFVIPTLSVLATMAQTGEGRALGEDARLKPWLAAAQADSLKATFGAAAPKPGILANAIANVRALHAAGVDILAGTDAGNPGTAHGASMHGELELLVRAGLTPSEALAAATSVPARRFNLGDRGRIAAGQRADLWMVDGDPTRDILATRAIVHVWKNGYAVARVQPQAPTAPIGEAIPAGSLVDDFEGDVATSPMGMLPAKFGAGWMQTTDQLAGGASIATLKRDKGALAVSGEIKTGFAFPWSGAMYFPASAPMQPADLSARKELVFRARGDGRDYSVMLFSGVQMQSMPSMKPFVAGSEWTEVRIPLDSFNGADLGRVRGFAFTAGQPVGAFAFQIDDVELK
- a CDS encoding response regulator transcription factor; translation: MIRVLLAEDQAMVRGALTALLSLENDIEVLGAAADGEAAWRELQRLKPDLLVTDIEMPGITGLELAQRIQRHALPTKVVIVTTFARAGFLRRALDAGVSGYLLKDAPAEDLAEALRKVHRGGKAIDPQLALEAWSEADPLNDRERQALRLAGEGLSAGEIAIQLNLSHGTVRNYLSEAIGKLGVGNRIEAYRLARQKGWL